The genomic interval TTAGTTGTGAGTTATGACCTCTCTCGTGCCTTAATGTATCAGCATCACTTCCTCGTGACAAGAATATAGCACCAAATGATCCTGACCTTCCTCCATTAGTACTAAAAACTGGTGCTCCCTTGTAAAATGATACATTAGATGAGTTTAGTACTTTATCCTCACTTTTATTAAAAGGATTCCAGCCAATCGCATTCACATCAACCCTAACTTCATCATCCCAAATTGATGTAATTGCCATCCAAACATAACTTCCTACAGATGTGGCAACATGTGCAACTGTGCCTCCCACTGGTGTAAATAATAGTATTGCTGCAAGTACAAGCCATGGAAACTCACCATCTGGATCCACCACCATTACTGGATTATTCTTTGCATAAGCATACATATTATGGCCAAGAATATCACCTTGTTCACCCAAAAACCCGTCAGCATTTACAAATCTACCAAGCTCAGGATTATAATATCTACTGTTTAAGTAATAGTAGCCTGTCTCCTCATCATAGCGATAGCCACGATAACGATATGGATTTATTTTTGCTATATCAAGTTCAGTTTTCTCTGTTCCATCAGCATTATATTCTTTAGTACTTATAATATTACCCCAAGCGTCATAACTATATTCTACAACAATATCACCATTTTCATCAACTATTATTGATATATTTCCTTGTAAATCTTTTATGTAGAAATATTCATTTCCATCTTTTTTCACTGTAATGTCATTGTCATAATAAAAACTAATCGATGTCCCGTCAACATCATAAGTGTATATTATTTCATATTCACCATTAGTTTCATATATAACCTTATCACCCGATTTTAATACAGAAGTATTCAGCATCATTTTGATTAAACAGTAGTTTAAGATATCAAAAAAAACGATTAAACTTTCATCTAATCGCTTTTAAATTATTTATCAATCAAAGAACATCGATTTAAACGTTCTTCCTAATACATCAAAATAGGATGCTTTCTTAACATCTTGTTCTACGGTTAATGGAACTGTATAGATTACTTTTCCATCTTTTAAGATTTTAAGTTCTCCAATTTGTTCTCCTGCTTTTACACCATTTTTATCTATTGTAAAGTTGAATTGTTCTTCTAAACCTGTTGGCTTTTCACCTTTTTTTGTCACAATCTTAATCTTTTGTGGTGTAAGTAAGATGTTTTTATATTCATCTACTTTGTAGTTTATACTTTGATATTCCACTGCTTCATATTGACTGAAACCATATTTTAATAGTTTTACTGTATCATAATTTCTTTGCGTTGGAGATGCTTCTCCCATAATAACACTAATTAAACGCATATTGTCTTTTTTCATTGTTGCGGTTAAGTTATAACCAGATTGTGATGTCCACCCTGTTTTTAGGCCATCAATACCAGGAACATGTTTGACAAGTTTATTGGTATATACAAAAGACGCCAAAAATATTATTTAATGTTCTTATTATATAATCTATTAATTAATTATGTATACATATATTATTTTAAAATATAATTAACTATCATTTTTTGAAAATTTCTATTTCAATATTTCTATCTATAAGATTATTATTTATTTTAATAATTTTCAGATTTTTTTAATATTCAATTATTAACCAAGATAACCAAAATACTGGTTCTCCTAGTTCATTTTCATTAGTATAATTCGCTAACATTTCGGATTCTTCTAAAGAACTTATAAATCCATTACTATTTAATTTTAAATTAAATTCTTTATAGTAATCATCTTCTAAACCATTACAAATATAAGAATGAAAGTCACCTAATATTTCATAACCTAATATCTTACCAGTTGAATCA from Mycoplasmatota bacterium carries:
- a CDS encoding RHS repeat-associated core domain-containing protein, giving the protein MMLNTSVLKSGDKVIYETNGEYEIIYTYDVDGTSISFYYDNDITVKKDGNEYFYIKDLQGNISIIVDENGDIVVEYSYDAWGNIISTKEYNADGTEKTELDIAKINPYRYRGYRYDEETGYYYLNSRYYNPELGRFVNADGFLGEQGDILGHNMYAYAKNNPVMVVDPDGEFPWLVLAAILLFTPVGGTVAHVATSVGSYVWMAITSIWDDEVRVDVNAIGWNPFNKSEDKVLNSSNVSFYKGAPVFSTNGGRSGSFGAIFLSRGSDADTLRHERGHNSQLMMMGIGTYGFTVGIPSPLKLGSWDKNGNYYGAPWETMADILGGVKNRTHSRREMANAWHYYAISTVFFPATALYWF
- a CDS encoding D-alanyl-D-alanine carboxypeptidase, with protein sequence MASFVYTNKLVKHVPGIDGLKTGWTSQSGYNLTATMKKDNMRLISVIMGEASPTQRNYDTVKLLKYGFSQYEAVEYQSINYKVDEYKNILLTPQKIKIVTKKGEKPTGLEEQFNFTIDKNGVKAGEQIGELKILKDGKVIYTVPLTVEQDVKKASYFDVLGRTFKSMFFD